TACATCACATCTTCCTTAGAAAACTTTCATATAAAATAAAAAAATGGAAAATAGATTTACTAGTTAAATACTATTTTCCAAATTCAAAGGAGAGATACTTATTTTAATAAAATATGCAATAACCAGCTTGCAATAATAGTAAAACAAATACCTACACTAAATATTGTATTAAATTTACTTATGTACGAATTGTACTTTTTTCTAAATAAAAATATACTACTATTGATAATTTGACAAATTACAAGTAAGTAAAGAGGCAGTCCAGCATAATTATAATCAAATGACCTTATGAATCTACCATTACTAATGGATACAAAGCTTCTTGTTAATCCACATGAAGGACAATCATGCCCTGTCATTTCTTTTACTGCACATTTGCCAATTATAATATTATTTGTTAAATAAACCTTGTCATCTTTAATATGAGCTATTGCTGACACTATAATAATTAAAGCAAGAGCTATTATTATTAAGATATTAAAGATAACCATATAATTTATCTTATACAAAATTATCTAATTGAGAAACTGCTGAAAAAAGTCCAGCTACAACTAATACTACTAAACCAATAGTAACAATTCCTAGTACAAGACCTGCTATTGCCATACTTCTTCCTGATTTATCCTCGTTTACTTTGTTAGCATTAAGAAATACTGCTCCAAAGATTATAGCTAATATGGCTAATATAATAGATAAGTAATAAAAACAAAAAAATACTATTCCGACTATACCACATACCATAGATGCTATAGACAGACCTTTGAACTTTACTTCTTGGTTTGGATTATTAAAGTCTGACATACTTATTTCCTCCTTCAATCTTTATAGGGGAATTATACCATATTATTGTATATTTTTCCATAAAGTTATAATTAATCCAAATGTTTCTAATTAATTAATTATTAGAAAGCTTCTATGATAC
The window above is part of the Vallitalea guaymasensis genome. Proteins encoded here:
- a CDS encoding DUF2752 domain-containing protein, producing MVIFNILIIIALALIIIVSAIAHIKDDKVYLTNNIIIGKCAVKEMTGHDCPSCGLTRSFVSISNGRFIRSFDYNYAGLPLYLLVICQIINSSIFLFRKKYNSYISKFNTIFSVGICFTIIASWLLHILLK
- a CDS encoding DUF4190 domain-containing protein, which codes for MSDFNNPNQEVKFKGLSIASMVCGIVGIVFFCFYYLSIILAILAIIFGAVFLNANKVNEDKSGRSMAIAGLVLGIVTIGLVVLVVAGLFSAVSQLDNFV